Proteins from a genomic interval of Pantoea deleyi:
- a CDS encoding ABC transporter substrate-binding protein, translated as MKKWFLALGMLALAGTASARMITDVAGRQVEVPQEAKRIILGEGRQIYLLAAFDTDAPFSRVIGWRDDLPKADWDGYQAYEKRYPEIKKLPTFGGAKDGTFNVEQALTLKPDLVLMNLESKAATDEGKLIEKLQAVGVPVVFIDFREAPFVNAEKSIRIMGELVNKPARAQAIIAFRQQQIERVTSRLKNFTGYRPKVMIDRAGGYSDECCMSFGSENFGQMVEIAGGRNIAKGVIPGTFGTLNPEQIIASQPDVVVVTGANWKNYNTVGKWVGVGPGANVTEATARLKALMTRDAFKTLPVAHNGHVHAIWHQFYDSPYQFVAIQALAKWLHPDLFADLDPDATFREFHEKFLPLPYQPGYWVTLPADKP; from the coding sequence ATGAAAAAATGGTTTTTAGCGCTGGGGATGCTCGCGCTGGCAGGGACGGCTTCGGCCCGGATGATCACTGACGTCGCAGGCCGTCAGGTCGAGGTGCCACAGGAAGCAAAACGCATCATTCTGGGTGAGGGGCGTCAGATCTACCTGCTGGCCGCGTTTGACACGGATGCGCCGTTCAGCCGGGTCATTGGCTGGCGTGATGACCTGCCGAAAGCGGACTGGGATGGCTATCAGGCCTATGAGAAACGCTACCCGGAAATCAAAAAATTACCGACCTTTGGCGGTGCGAAAGATGGCACTTTCAACGTTGAGCAGGCGTTAACCCTGAAGCCCGACCTGGTGCTGATGAACCTGGAGTCGAAGGCCGCCACGGATGAGGGCAAGCTGATCGAAAAACTGCAGGCCGTGGGCGTGCCGGTGGTGTTCATCGACTTCCGCGAAGCGCCGTTTGTGAACGCAGAGAAAAGCATCCGCATCATGGGCGAACTGGTGAACAAACCGGCGCGTGCTCAGGCGATCATCGCCTTCCGTCAGCAGCAGATTGAGCGGGTCACTTCACGCCTGAAAAACTTCACCGGCTATCGTCCGAAAGTGATGATCGACCGTGCGGGCGGCTACAGCGATGAGTGCTGCATGTCCTTTGGCAGTGAGAACTTCGGCCAGATGGTGGAGATTGCGGGCGGTCGCAACATCGCGAAAGGCGTGATCCCGGGCACCTTCGGCACCCTGAACCCGGAGCAGATCATCGCCAGCCAGCCGGATGTGGTGGTGGTGACCGGCGCGAACTGGAAAAACTACAACACCGTGGGCAAATGGGTTGGCGTCGGTCCGGGGGCGAATGTCACCGAAGCCACGGCGCGCCTTAAAGCGCTGATGACGCGCGATGCGTTCAAAACCCTGCCGGTGGCGCACAATGGCCATGTCCACGCCATCTGGCATCAGTTCTACGACAGCCCTTATCAGTTTGTCGCGATTCAGGCGCTGGCGAAATGGCTGCATCCCGATCTCTTTGCCGATCTCGATCCGGATGCCACCTTCCGCGAGTTCCATGAGAAGTTCCTGCCGCTGCCTTATCAGCCGGGATACTGGGTCACGCTGCCTGCCGACAAGCCCTGA
- a CDS encoding RpiB/LacA/LacB family sugar-phosphate isomerase, which yields MKIALMMENSQAAKNAIVLKELEGVVQPLGHQVFNVGMRDEQDHALTYIHLGIQASVLLNSQAVDFVVAGCGTGQGALMSLNLHPGVVCGYCIDPADAYLFAQINNGNALSLPFAKGFGWGAELNLRFIFEKAFTGEKGHGYPPERKEPQVRNAGLLNQVKAAMLKENYLDTLRALDPELVRTAVSGPRFQQCLSEQGKNQEIIAFVRQLTH from the coding sequence ATGAAAATCGCATTAATGATGGAAAACAGCCAGGCCGCCAAAAACGCCATCGTGCTGAAGGAGCTGGAAGGCGTCGTGCAGCCGCTGGGGCATCAGGTCTTCAACGTCGGCATGCGCGATGAGCAGGATCACGCGCTGACCTATATTCATCTCGGCATTCAGGCCAGCGTGCTGCTGAACAGCCAGGCCGTGGACTTTGTGGTCGCGGGGTGCGGCACCGGGCAGGGTGCGCTGATGTCGCTGAACCTGCATCCGGGCGTGGTGTGCGGCTACTGCATCGATCCGGCGGACGCTTATCTGTTTGCGCAGATCAACAACGGCAACGCGCTCTCCTTGCCCTTCGCCAAAGGCTTTGGCTGGGGCGCAGAACTGAACCTGCGCTTTATCTTCGAAAAAGCCTTTACCGGCGAAAAAGGGCACGGTTATCCGCCGGAGCGTAAAGAGCCGCAGGTGCGCAATGCCGGTCTGCTGAATCAGGTTAAAGCCGCCATGCTGAAAGAGAACTACCTCGACACCCTGCGCGCGCTCGATCCCGAACTGGTGCGGACCGCCGTCAGCGGCCCGCGTTTTCAGCAGTGCCTGTCTGAGCAGGGTAAAAATCAGGAGATCATCGCCTTTGTGCGTCAGCTGACGCACTGA
- a CDS encoding cupin domain-containing protein produces the protein MFTYHHAQPIDDLGQGVTRRILAHGGNLMAVEVTFATGAIGPLHHHPHEQLTYVLSGRFAFTIHGETREVGAGDTLYKAPDVVHGCVCLEAGVLLDTFTPQREDFLSTP, from the coding sequence ATGTTTACCTATCATCACGCGCAGCCGATCGATGACCTCGGCCAGGGGGTGACCCGCCGGATACTGGCGCATGGCGGCAACCTGATGGCGGTCGAAGTGACCTTTGCAACCGGGGCGATCGGCCCACTGCATCATCATCCCCATGAGCAGCTGACGTACGTTCTCAGCGGCCGTTTCGCCTTCACTATCCACGGCGAAACGCGTGAAGTCGGCGCCGGGGACACGCTCTATAAAGCGCCGGATGTGGTGCATGGCTGTGTCTGTCTGGAGGCTGGCGTGCTGCTGGATACCTTCACTCCGCAGCGGGAAGATTTTCTCTCCACACCCTGA
- a CDS encoding MFS transporter, which produces MMQTTSPMTHRARIGAIFRVTSGNFLEQFDFFLFGFYATYIAHTFFPASSEFASLMMTFAVFGAGFLMRPIGAVVLGAYIDKVGRRKGLIVTLSIMAAGTFMIVLIPSYQSIGLWAPLLVLIGRLLQGFSAGAELGGVSVYLAEIATPGRKGFYTSWQSGSQQVAIMVAAAMGFILNAVLAESAIREWGWRIPFLFGCLIVPFIFVLRRKLEETQEFNNRRSHPEVRQVFRILLNNWQVVIAGMLMVAMTTTAFYLITVYAPTFGKKVLLLSASDSLLVTLLVAVSNFIWLPIGGALSDRFGRKPVLVAMTLLAMATSYPALSLLAAAPGFSMMLGVLLWLSMIYGLYNGAMIPALTEIMPAEVRVAGFSLAYSLATALFGGFTPVMSTGLIELTGDKASPGYWMSFAAVCALGATLYLYRRTRSVVSPAHETVS; this is translated from the coding sequence CTGATGCAGACGACCTCACCCATGACCCATCGCGCCAGGATTGGCGCCATTTTCCGTGTGACCTCAGGCAATTTCCTCGAACAGTTCGATTTCTTCCTGTTCGGTTTCTATGCCACCTATATCGCACATACCTTCTTCCCGGCCAGCAGTGAGTTCGCGTCACTGATGATGACCTTTGCCGTGTTCGGGGCGGGCTTCCTGATGCGGCCGATTGGTGCCGTGGTACTGGGGGCCTACATCGATAAAGTCGGCCGTCGCAAAGGGCTGATCGTGACGCTCTCTATCATGGCGGCGGGCACCTTTATGATCGTGCTGATCCCCTCTTACCAGAGCATCGGCCTGTGGGCGCCGCTGCTGGTGCTGATCGGCCGCTTACTGCAGGGCTTCTCCGCCGGTGCGGAGCTGGGCGGCGTCTCCGTCTACCTGGCCGAGATCGCCACGCCCGGTCGTAAAGGGTTCTATACCAGCTGGCAGTCGGGCAGTCAGCAGGTCGCGATCATGGTGGCGGCGGCGATGGGCTTTATCCTCAACGCCGTGCTGGCAGAAAGTGCCATCCGTGAATGGGGCTGGCGTATTCCGTTCCTGTTTGGCTGCCTGATTGTGCCCTTTATTTTCGTGCTGCGTCGCAAGCTGGAAGAGACGCAGGAGTTTAACAATCGCCGCAGCCATCCTGAGGTGCGTCAGGTCTTCCGCATCCTGCTGAACAACTGGCAGGTCGTGATCGCCGGAATGCTGATGGTCGCGATGACCACCACCGCGTTCTATCTGATTACGGTGTACGCCCCGACCTTTGGCAAAAAGGTGCTGCTGCTCAGCGCCTCGGACAGCCTGCTGGTTACGCTGCTGGTGGCGGTTTCAAACTTTATCTGGCTGCCGATTGGTGGCGCACTCTCCGACCGTTTTGGCCGTAAGCCTGTTCTGGTGGCCATGACCCTGCTGGCGATGGCGACCAGCTATCCGGCGCTGAGCCTGCTGGCGGCCGCGCCGGGCTTCTCGATGATGCTGGGCGTACTGCTGTGGCTGTCGATGATCTACGGCCTCTACAACGGCGCGATGATCCCGGCGCTGACCGAAATCATGCCAGCGGAAGTGCGCGTGGCTGGATTCTCGCTGGCCTACAGCCTGGCGACGGCGCTGTTTGGCGGCTTTACGCCGGTGATGTCGACCGGTCTGATCGAACTGACCGGCGACAAAGCTTCGCCGGGCTACTGGATGAGCTTTGCGGCTGTCTGTGCCCTGGGCGCCACACTCTATCTCTATCGTCGTACCCGCAGTGTCGTATCGCCTGCCCATGAAACGGTGAGCTAA
- a CDS encoding substrate-binding domain-containing protein has translation MMMKLKKIALYAALLTSVAGSVPAQARELTVMISGGFKAAWDTLSPRFARQEGITINTVAGPSMGRTPQAIPARLARGEPADVVIMVGDALEELQKQGKTLPGSRVELADSRIGAVIKKGAPPVKIGTERELRATLLKAQSIAYSDSASGRYVSSQLFSRLGIADQVSAKAVKVERIPVASEVAAGKYAIGFQQVSELLPVQGVTFIGELPDKVQYTTRFAGAVVRQSAQPDEAAKLLHWLASPEAQQAVHDSGLHSVKATTPVKDADTVQ, from the coding sequence ATGATGATGAAACTGAAAAAGATTGCGTTATACGCCGCCCTGCTGACCAGCGTGGCAGGCAGCGTCCCGGCGCAGGCCAGGGAGCTGACGGTGATGATCTCCGGCGGGTTTAAAGCGGCGTGGGATACCCTGTCGCCCCGCTTTGCCCGCCAGGAGGGGATCACCATTAACACGGTGGCCGGGCCGTCGATGGGCAGGACGCCACAGGCGATCCCGGCGCGACTGGCGCGCGGTGAACCGGCTGATGTGGTGATCATGGTCGGCGATGCGCTGGAGGAGCTGCAAAAGCAGGGAAAGACGCTGCCAGGCTCACGGGTTGAACTCGCCGACTCCCGGATCGGTGCGGTGATTAAGAAGGGGGCACCGCCGGTGAAGATCGGCACTGAACGCGAGCTGCGCGCGACCCTGCTGAAGGCGCAGTCTATCGCCTATTCCGACAGCGCCAGCGGCAGATATGTCAGCAGCCAGCTGTTCAGCCGTCTGGGGATTGCGGATCAGGTCAGCGCGAAGGCGGTGAAGGTTGAGCGTATCCCGGTGGCCTCCGAAGTCGCTGCCGGGAAATATGCCATCGGTTTTCAGCAGGTGAGCGAACTGCTGCCGGTTCAGGGCGTGACCTTTATCGGTGAGCTGCCGGACAAGGTGCAGTACACCACCCGCTTCGCCGGTGCCGTGGTGCGCCAGTCGGCTCAGCCGGACGAAGCGGCGAAGCTGTTACACTGGCTCGCCTCGCCGGAGGCTCAGCAGGCGGTGCATGACAGCGGGCTGCACAGCGTGAAAGCGACCACCCCGGTTAAAGACGCTGATACTGTTCAATAA
- a CDS encoding LysR family transcriptional regulator, giving the protein MPVNFDLNDLYAFRALVEFGNFRLAAESICLSQSALSRRIDKLETALGIRLFERTTRRVTLTLKGHAFAQRSDKLLADFEEVMADLSEVSLARTGLITVACVPSAAYYFMPSIIRLFQTRYPRVRVKLIDSSAANVYDAVIGGQADFGISFSGRSQPDVHFQPLMEDPYVAACRRDHPIANKKSLSWREFYQSEWIGLDKTSGNRNLLDQALQAIMPERPCVCETRHVTTMLGMVEAGLGIAAVPAMSMPEYDHALLMAVPLTDPQVKRTVGLLRKNGRTLSHIASELENLIIEQYQRL; this is encoded by the coding sequence ATGCCGGTCAATTTCGATCTCAACGATCTCTACGCGTTTCGCGCGCTGGTGGAGTTTGGCAACTTCCGTCTGGCGGCGGAATCGATCTGCCTTTCCCAGTCGGCGCTGAGCCGCCGGATAGACAAGCTGGAAACCGCGCTGGGCATCAGGCTCTTTGAGCGAACCACCCGTCGCGTCACGCTGACCCTGAAAGGGCATGCGTTTGCGCAGCGGTCGGACAAGCTGCTGGCCGATTTCGAAGAGGTGATGGCCGATCTCAGTGAGGTGAGTTTAGCCCGAACCGGGCTGATTACCGTGGCCTGCGTGCCGTCCGCCGCCTACTACTTTATGCCCAGCATCATCCGGCTGTTTCAGACGCGCTACCCCAGGGTGCGGGTCAAACTGATCGACAGCAGTGCGGCTAACGTCTATGACGCGGTGATCGGCGGGCAGGCTGACTTCGGTATCAGTTTTTCCGGCCGCTCGCAGCCGGATGTCCACTTTCAGCCGCTGATGGAGGACCCCTATGTGGCCGCCTGTCGCCGCGATCATCCCATCGCAAACAAAAAGAGTCTGAGCTGGCGGGAGTTCTATCAGTCAGAGTGGATCGGGCTGGATAAAACCTCCGGCAACCGCAACCTGCTGGATCAGGCGTTGCAGGCGATCATGCCAGAGAGGCCCTGTGTCTGTGAAACCCGGCACGTCACGACCATGCTGGGGATGGTAGAGGCGGGGCTGGGCATTGCTGCCGTCCCCGCCATGTCGATGCCGGAATACGATCACGCCCTGCTGATGGCCGTTCCGCTCACTGACCCACAGGTAAAACGCACCGTGGGTCTGCTGCGTAAAAATGGCCGGACGCTCTCCCATATCGCCAGCGAACTGGAGAACCTGATTATTGAACAGTATCAGCGTCTTTAA
- a CDS encoding thiol-disulfide oxidoreductase DCC family protein — translation MSSPPYLQTGESAVLYDGVCKLCNGWVQFLLRHHLARQVRFASVQSEQGKALLRWAGLPVENVSTIVYIAGNQHWLRAQAVFRVMQHLPAPWRGLAVLRHFPDAISNFAYDRIALNRYRLFGRYSSQHAITPDYPGRFLHEVE, via the coding sequence ATGTCGTCACCCCCCTATCTGCAAACCGGTGAAAGCGCCGTGCTCTATGACGGCGTCTGTAAGCTCTGCAATGGCTGGGTTCAGTTCCTGCTGCGCCACCATCTGGCGCGGCAGGTTCGTTTTGCCTCGGTGCAGAGCGAGCAGGGCAAAGCGCTGCTGCGCTGGGCCGGGCTGCCGGTAGAAAACGTCAGCACCATTGTCTACATTGCCGGTAATCAGCACTGGCTGCGGGCGCAGGCGGTGTTTCGGGTCATGCAGCATCTCCCGGCGCCCTGGCGTGGTCTGGCGGTGCTGCGTCACTTTCCGGATGCCATCAGCAACTTCGCCTATGACCGCATCGCCCTGAACCGCTACAGGCTGTTTGGCCGCTACAGCAGCCAGCACGCCATCACGCCCGATTATCCCGGGCGTTTTCTGCATGAGGTAGAGTGA
- a CDS encoding AAA family ATPase: MTLKTSPKRVVLVNGIPASGKSTLTHALSHHFGWPVLTLDSLKEPFMACFAPVDRQRNRQLGCAAYQAIWNIVGQSPASPIWLIDAWFGFQPRALLEQGVKQAGVDEVLELWLKIEPDVAVARYQARLSQRQPGHPGAEYLPELHQLAQRARPMALGPLYEVNACAQDHAAVFHWLQQQLSRTRYTSAHHLKSEALQDVVTPLSANR; this comes from the coding sequence ATGACGCTGAAAACTTCCCCTAAACGTGTGGTGCTGGTGAACGGCATTCCGGCGTCGGGCAAAAGCACCCTGACGCACGCGCTGTCGCACCACTTTGGCTGGCCGGTGCTGACGCTCGACAGCCTCAAGGAGCCCTTTATGGCCTGCTTTGCGCCGGTCGACCGCCAGCGTAACCGGCAGCTGGGCTGCGCGGCCTATCAGGCCATCTGGAACATTGTCGGGCAGTCACCGGCCTCGCCCATCTGGCTTATTGATGCCTGGTTTGGCTTCCAGCCGCGCGCGCTGCTGGAGCAGGGCGTGAAACAGGCGGGCGTCGATGAGGTGCTGGAGCTGTGGCTGAAGATCGAGCCGGACGTGGCGGTGGCGCGCTATCAGGCGCGGCTGTCGCAGCGGCAGCCCGGCCATCCGGGGGCGGAATATCTGCCGGAGCTGCACCAGCTGGCGCAACGGGCGCGGCCGATGGCGCTGGGCCCGCTCTATGAGGTCAACGCCTGCGCGCAGGATCACGCGGCTGTCTTTCACTGGCTGCAACAGCAACTCAGCAGAACCCGCTACACTTCAGCTCATCATCTGAAAAGTGAGGCGCTGCAGGATGTCGTCACCCCCCTATCTGCAAACCGGTGA
- a CDS encoding PTS sugar transporter subunit IIA: MTIKQLLQEANAIQIGIDATDWRQVIALAAAPLVSGGYLAASYPDAVIANTLTHGAYYVFEEGIAIPHARPEAGVIRDCFSMILLNEPISFDGSEKADIVIMFGARDSNAHIEEGIRAIVSLLEDEQTLVRLRQAGSVAEVIDIL, translated from the coding sequence ATGACGATTAAGCAGTTATTGCAAGAGGCCAATGCCATCCAGATCGGGATTGACGCCACGGACTGGCGTCAGGTTATCGCGCTGGCCGCGGCCCCGCTGGTCAGCGGGGGGTATCTGGCGGCCTCCTATCCTGACGCCGTGATCGCCAATACGCTGACGCATGGCGCCTACTATGTTTTTGAAGAGGGGATCGCGATCCCCCATGCGCGACCGGAAGCCGGGGTCATCCGCGACTGTTTCAGCATGATCCTGCTGAATGAGCCGATCTCGTTTGACGGCAGTGAAAAGGCGGACATTGTGATTATGTTCGGCGCCCGCGACAGCAACGCGCATATCGAAGAGGGGATCCGGGCGATTGTGTCGCTGCTGGAGGATGAGCAGACGCTGGTCAGACTCCGTCAGGCCGGTAGCGTTGCGGAGGTCATCGACATCCTATGA
- a CDS encoding class II fructose-bisphosphate aldolase, whose protein sequence is MKLYNFAELLKLAKQRDFKAVGSFNLHCLEMLPAYFKAAEKTNSPLMIQISTGTAKYLGHKLLVDAIKSLSESMNVPACLHLDHCSDLAAIQTAIDAGFSSVMYDGSHLPIEENIANTRRVIDMARPHNVSVEAELGAIGGSEDGLCVEMDAIAFTPVEDARRFVEETGVDMLAISIGTVHGLYTGKAHIQHQRLADITAATHTPLVLHGGTGVSDEDMRLAVSSGIEKVNVGTEMNVQWVARCKSTFEKGKVNDSVRNFLVPANDAVTDVLVEKMQLFR, encoded by the coding sequence ATGAAACTTTATAACTTCGCCGAGCTGCTGAAGCTGGCTAAACAGCGTGATTTCAAGGCTGTCGGTTCGTTTAATCTTCACTGTCTTGAGATGCTGCCCGCCTATTTCAAAGCGGCAGAGAAGACCAACAGCCCGTTAATGATTCAGATCTCGACCGGCACCGCGAAGTATCTTGGCCATAAGCTGCTGGTGGATGCCATTAAATCGCTGTCGGAAAGTATGAATGTGCCCGCCTGTCTGCACCTCGATCACTGTTCCGATCTGGCGGCGATTCAGACGGCGATCGACGCCGGATTCAGCTCGGTAATGTATGACGGTTCACATCTGCCGATTGAGGAGAATATCGCCAATACCCGCCGGGTGATTGATATGGCGCGCCCGCACAATGTCTCGGTGGAGGCCGAACTGGGGGCGATTGGCGGCTCGGAAGATGGCCTCTGCGTGGAGATGGACGCCATCGCTTTTACGCCGGTGGAAGATGCACGCCGCTTCGTGGAAGAGACCGGCGTCGATATGCTGGCGATCTCTATCGGCACCGTGCATGGTCTCTACACCGGTAAAGCCCACATTCAGCACCAGCGGCTGGCAGATATCACCGCGGCTACCCACACGCCGCTGGTGCTGCACGGCGGCACCGGGGTCAGCGACGAAGATATGCGCCTGGCCGTCAGCAGCGGGATCGAGAAGGTGAACGTTGGCACCGAGATGAACGTTCAGTGGGTGGCGCGCTGCAAATCCACCTTTGAGAAAGGCAAGGTCAACGACAGCGTGCGCAATTTCCTGGTTCCTGCCAACGATGCTGTCACCGATGTCCTGGTCGAAAAGATGCAGTTATTCCGGTAA
- a CDS encoding PTS sugar transporter subunit IIC: MNSVIDFLVKDLLGQASILIAFIALIGLLLQKKSAGKVMEGTFKTLLGFLIMMAGINIIVGTLTFLNTIFTHGFGMRGYITDVAAIAGLANRELGSEVALTLLVIFIVNIVIARLTPFKYIFLTGQALLWMATIGAVIGYKAGLTGLPLILTGGLFGGIMAVVMPALAQPVVRRITDSDDVALGHFCTIGYLVTAAVAKVVGKGSRSTEDLKLPDNFKFLQDTYLSMALVMVPMYLIPAVAAGPAFIAQYSNGMNYLMYAFMQSIQFVAGVFVLYSGVRLLLNELVPAFRGIAMRVVPDAKPALDCPVMFPYAPNAVIVGFLATTLGSIVGMLVFPMFGLAMILPGLLTNFFAGGTAGVFGNAMGGRRGAMIGGFVHGLFITILPAILVPMLESYGFTGVTFSDSDVISTGLVLGHAFQNNWLFVALFIAFVTAIAWFVNGKSTHPQEEKIHETL, encoded by the coding sequence ATGAATAGTGTAATCGACTTCCTGGTAAAAGATCTGCTGGGGCAGGCCTCCATTCTGATCGCCTTTATTGCGCTGATCGGGCTGCTGCTGCAAAAAAAATCGGCCGGCAAGGTGATGGAAGGCACCTTTAAAACGCTGCTCGGCTTCTTAATTATGATGGCGGGTATCAATATTATTGTCGGCACGCTGACCTTCCTGAATACGATATTTACCCACGGCTTCGGTATGCGCGGCTACATCACCGATGTTGCCGCCATTGCCGGGCTGGCTAACCGCGAGCTGGGCTCGGAGGTGGCGCTGACGCTGCTGGTGATCTTTATCGTGAATATCGTCATCGCACGGCTGACCCCCTTCAAGTACATCTTCCTCACCGGGCAGGCGCTGCTGTGGATGGCGACGATTGGTGCCGTCATCGGCTACAAAGCCGGACTCACGGGCCTGCCGCTGATCCTGACCGGCGGCCTCTTCGGCGGCATCATGGCCGTCGTGATGCCCGCGCTGGCGCAGCCGGTGGTGCGCCGTATTACCGATTCGGATGATGTGGCGCTGGGACACTTCTGCACCATCGGCTATCTGGTCACGGCGGCGGTTGCGAAAGTCGTCGGCAAAGGATCGCGCTCCACCGAAGATCTCAAACTGCCCGACAATTTTAAGTTTCTGCAGGATACCTATCTGTCGATGGCGCTGGTGATGGTGCCGATGTACCTGATCCCCGCCGTGGCGGCCGGTCCGGCGTTTATTGCGCAGTACAGCAACGGCATGAACTACCTGATGTACGCCTTTATGCAGTCGATTCAGTTCGTGGCCGGGGTGTTTGTGCTCTATAGCGGGGTGCGCCTGCTGCTGAACGAGCTGGTTCCTGCCTTCCGTGGTATCGCCATGCGTGTGGTGCCGGACGCGAAACCGGCGCTGGATTGCCCGGTGATGTTTCCCTATGCGCCAAATGCGGTGATTGTGGGCTTCCTCGCCACTACGCTCGGCTCCATTGTCGGCATGCTGGTCTTCCCGATGTTTGGTCTGGCGATGATCCTGCCCGGCCTGCTGACTAACTTCTTTGCCGGTGGCACCGCCGGGGTCTTCGGCAATGCGATGGGGGGCCGTCGCGGCGCAATGATCGGCGGCTTCGTACACGGCCTCTTTATCACCATTCTGCCCGCCATTCTGGTGCCGATGCTGGAGAGCTACGGCTTCACCGGCGTGACCTTCAGTGACTCCGACGTTATCAGTACCGGCCTGGTGCTTGGCCACGCTTTCCAGAATAACTGGCTGTTCGTCGCGCTCTTTATTGCCTTTGTCACCGCCATCGCCTGGTTCGTTAACGGTAAATCCACCCATCCTCAGGAGGAAAAAATCCATGAAACTTTATAA
- a CDS encoding PTS sugar transporter subunit IIB encodes MLKILCVCGCGLGSSFAIEMSAKAVLKKLEIDADIDHTTISEANAFKSDMILTQKAFADVLNADASPEQIKRVIILNRLTDKAEIEQKILAFLKEHNLKVAAHE; translated from the coding sequence ATGCTGAAAATATTATGTGTCTGTGGTTGTGGATTAGGTTCCAGTTTCGCGATTGAAATGAGCGCGAAGGCCGTATTAAAAAAGCTGGAAATTGACGCGGATATCGATCACACCACCATTTCTGAAGCAAATGCCTTTAAGTCAGACATGATCCTGACGCAGAAAGCCTTTGCCGATGTCTTAAATGCCGACGCCAGTCCGGAACAGATTAAACGGGTCATTATTCTTAACCGGCTCACCGATAAAGCGGAAATAGAGCAGAAGATTCTGGCGTTTTTAAAAGAACATAATCTGAAGGTCGCGGCTCATGAATAG
- a CDS encoding 6-phosphofructokinase translates to MRIGMVISGGDVTGINNFVFRLGHLAQAEMVIFDGGIPGLLANNHRDISERDLLDFSIASIPVMQSGRTQKKLVRSEYDAIARQLKSARIDVLVMAGGDGSLQFLHTLSEWGVNCFGVGMTIDNDVFGSDYTLGFSTACEQVLKEVAKLRNTGRALPGRVFMLELLGGYCGELTLQSAIKSNADIALIPECQIPLPQLAQRITQRLAQQNSVIILCSEGYTREYSPGFQGAIDTLIRQLEPLIGVRIRKTILGYGLRNGDPTCEEIYQGTIMASEVVRCIQSGMRNKAVIINGSNKPIPIDLKSMQKRLVDIDGHQYKLAKQLNIL, encoded by the coding sequence ATGCGAATTGGAATGGTGATCAGCGGCGGCGATGTAACCGGTATAAATAATTTTGTTTTCCGGTTAGGGCATCTGGCGCAGGCAGAGATGGTGATATTTGACGGCGGCATTCCCGGGCTGCTGGCAAATAACCACCGTGATATCAGCGAACGCGATCTGCTCGATTTTTCCATCGCCTCAATTCCTGTGATGCAGTCAGGCCGCACCCAGAAAAAACTGGTACGCAGCGAATATGACGCTATTGCGCGCCAGTTAAAAAGCGCCCGGATCGATGTATTAGTGATGGCGGGTGGCGACGGCTCGCTGCAATTTCTGCATACGCTGTCGGAGTGGGGCGTAAATTGTTTTGGCGTCGGCATGACCATCGACAACGATGTTTTTGGCAGTGATTACACCCTGGGTTTCTCCACCGCCTGCGAACAGGTTTTAAAAGAGGTCGCGAAACTCCGTAATACCGGACGCGCCTTACCGGGCCGGGTTTTTATGCTGGAGTTACTCGGCGGCTATTGCGGCGAATTAACGCTGCAGTCCGCCATTAAATCGAACGCCGATATTGCGCTGATCCCGGAGTGTCAGATCCCGCTGCCTCAGCTGGCGCAGCGTATTACCCAGCGGCTGGCGCAGCAGAACAGCGTCATCATTCTCTGCTCGGAGGGCTACACCCGGGAATATTCTCCGGGCTTTCAGGGTGCGATCGACACCTTAATCCGGCAGCTGGAGCCGCTGATTGGCGTGCGTATCCGCAAAACGATCCTGGGCTACGGGCTGCGCAATGGCGACCCCACCTGCGAAGAGATCTATCAGGGCACCATTATGGCCAGTGAAGTGGTGCGATGTATTCAGTCAGGTATGCGGAATAAAGCGGTCATTATTAATGGCAGCAATAAACCGATTCCGATTGATTTAAAAAGCATGCAGAAACGCCTGGTCGATATTGACGGGCACCAATACAAACTCGCTAAACAACTCAATATATTGTGA